Genomic window (Thomasclavelia spiroformis DSM 1552):
TACTTCAAAAGAAACATTGTCAACCGCAGTTACTTTTTTGAACTTTTTTGTTAAATTTTCGACTCTTAACATATTTATCCCCCTTTATAGTATATAATTATTCTAAACTAAAAAAGTCATATTATCAAAGCATTTAGTAACTTTTAAATGTATTACTTTAATAAAATAGTACTTGACTTTTAAAAAAGTTTTAGTTAATATTATGTCAACGACGATGAAAAGAAGAGTAGTTTACATCTCCTTTGTAGAGAGTCCTTGTTTGGTGAAAAAGGGTAAGTGGCTGTAAATGAAGATGGTCTTGGAGTTTTATAGGCGATATTTAGTCTATAGCGGGTGCGCCCGTTAGAGCGCTAGAGTATGATGGTACTCGATGAGGTTATTATTGTGAGATAATAATGAATTAAGGTGGTAACACGGGTTAGAACTCGTCCTTTGTCAAGGGCGAGTTTTTATATTATAAGGAGGATTTATGATTGAAATAAAAGAAGTGAGTAAAATTTATGATTTAAAAAATCGTAAAGTAGTAGCCGTTGATAATGTTTCATTATCAATTAATGATGGTGATATTTTTGGAATAATTGGTTATAGTGGAGCAGGAAAATCAACACTTGTAAGAATGATCAATCAATTAGAAAGACAAGATAAGGGAAAGATTTTGATTGATGGACATGAATTAAATAAATTGTCACCTAAACAACTTAGACAATTACGAACTAAAATTGGAATGATTTTTCAACATTTTAATTTATTATGGTCAAGAACAGTTAGTGAAAATATTGAATTAGCTTTACAAATTGCTGGAATCAAAGAAAAACATAAACGCCAACAAAGAGTTAAAGAATTAGTTGATCTAGTGGGATTGACAGGTCGTGAAAATGCTTATCCAAGTGAATTATCAGGAGGACAAAAACAAAGGGTAGGGATTGCAAGGGCCCTAGCTAATGATCCTAAAATTTTACTATGTGATGAAGCTACTAGCGCTTTAGATCCTGATACAACTAAATCAATTTTAGATTTACTATTAGAAATTAATCGTAAATTAGAAATTACAATTGTGATGATCACTCATCAAATGGAAGTAGTCCAAAAAATTTGTAATCGTGTAGCAGTAATGTCTGAAGGTAAGGTTGTTGAAGAAGGTAATGTAAAAAAAATATTTACTATGCCAAAACATTCTGTAACTAAAAGTTTTATACGTGATATTAAAAATAATAATGAATTTGATTTAGATGTGTTAAAAAACATTTATTCAAATGGTAAGTTATTAAAAGTTATTTTTAATGAAAATACTAGTAGAACACCAATTTTAACTAATGTAATTAGACAATGTGATTCATTTATTAATGTAATTGAAGCTAATTTGACGAATACAATTGATAGTTCATTTGGAATTATGATTTTAGAAGTTACAGGTGATTATGAAAAAGTAATTGAATTATTTAATAAATATCATGTTGAAGTGGAGGTGATGTAAATGAATGATATTTTAGAAAATATCGATATAGATGCAATGATTAATGCCTTAGGTGAAACATTATTTATGACAGTTGTTTCTTTGATTTTTGCAGTAATTATTGGATTAATTTTAGGAATAGCTATTTATTTAACACAAGAAGATAGTTTATACCCTAATAAACCTGTTAATAAAGTTTTGAATTTAATCGTTAATATTTTAAGAGCGATTCCGTATATTATTTTATTGATGATTATTGTACCATTAACTACTGCTTTAGTAGGTTCAATGATAGGAGCCAAAGCAGCTTTACCTTCATTGATTTTATCAAGTGCACCATTTTATGGAAGAATGGTTATGATCGCTTTAAATGAAGTAGATAGTGGTACAATCGAAGCAAGTAAAGCAATGGGAGCTAGTAATTTCCAAATTATTACTAAAGTACTAATTCCTGAAGCAAAACCTGCTTTAATTTCTTCAGTTACTGTAATGGCAATTTCATTAGTTGGTTATACAGCTATGGCTGGAGCCATTGGTGCTGGTGGGTTAGGTAATTTAGCATATTTATATGGAATGGCTAGAAATAATAATTATATTATGTATACAGCAACTATTTTGATATTGATTATTGTATTTATTATACAAATTATTGGTGATTATTTTGTAAGAAAGTTAGATAAGAGGTAGAAAAGATGAAAAAATGGTTATTAACAATTATAAGTTTAGTATTAGCAGTTACATTAACTGCTTGTGGTGGTAATGCAAGTGATGAAAATACTTTAGTAGTAGGGGCCACATCAAAACCACATGGCGATATTTTAGAAGAAGCTAAAAATATTTTAAAGGATGAATATGACATTGATTTAGAAATTAAAATTTTTGATGATTATTTTATTTTTAATCGTGCTTTAGATGCTGGAGATCTTGATGCAAATTATTTTCAACATCAACCTTTTTTTGAAGATTCTGTAGAAACTAATGGTTATGATCTCGTTAATTTAGGTGGTATTCACATTGAACCATTTGGATTTTATTCTAAACAAATCAAAAGTATTGATGAACTAAAAAAAGATGATGTAATTATTATTTCGAATTCTGCTGCTGATTATGGCCGTGTACTTTCTATTTTAGATAAAGCCGGAGTAATTGAATTAGATAAAAATGTAAAAGTTCAAAATTCAACAACTAAAGACATTGTATCAAATCCTTTAAATTTAGAATTTAAAGAAATCAAGCCAGAAATCTTAACTAGTGCCTATGAAAATAACGAAGGTGCATTAGTTGCAATTAATGGAAACTTCGCAATTGATGCTGGTTTAAACCCAACAAAAGATGCAGTTCTTTTAGAATCTGCAAGTCAAGATAATCCATATGTAAATATTGTTGCTTGTAAAAAAGGTAGTGAAAACGATAAAAAAATCAAAGCTTTAATGGAAGTATTAAAATCTGATCAAATTAAAGAATTTATTACTTCAACATATAGTGATGGTTCAGTAATCCCAGTAAATTAAAAATGGAGGCAAAAAATGAAACGTAAATTTTTCTTTTTTGATATTGATGGAACATTAGCAGTAGGCGTACCTGGAAAACAATATATTCCTGATTCAACAAAATTAGCATTAAAAAAATTAAAAGAAGCAGGTCACTTTTTAGCAATTGCTACCGGTAGAAGTTATGCTATGGCAGTTGATCATATGAAAGCATTAGGCTTTGAAAATATGGTTAGCGATGGTGGTAATGGGATAACAATTAATGGGCAATTATTAGAAATCAAACCATTAGATTACAATAAATGTCTTAAATTAATAGATGAATGTAAAGAAAAAGGTTTTATTTGGGCCATTTCACCAGATAACGAAATAAGAAGATTAGCCCCTGATAATCGTTTTTATGATTTTACTCATGATATTTATATGAATACAGTTGTTCAACCAGGTTTAGATCCTCGTGATTTTGATGAAATATATAAAGTTTATATTGCTTGTTTTAGCCCCGAAGAACAAAAACTAGAAACATTAAAAGAATTACCTTGGTGTCGTTTTCATAAAGAATATTTATTCGTAGAACCTGGTGATAAATCAGTTGGAATAAAAAAGATCGTTGATCATTTTAATGGTGATTATCAAGATGTGGTTGTTTTTGGGGATGAAAAAAATGATTTAAGCATGTTTAGTGATGAATGGACAAGTATTGCAATGGGGAATGCGATTGATGAATTAAAACAAAAAGCAACATATATAACTGATTCGTGTGATAAAGATGGAATATATAATGCCTGTAAACATTTTGGATGGATTGAATAATAAAAATGTCTGATAAGTTTTAATAACTTTTTCAGACATTTTTTATTATTTTTGCAGGTACACCACCTACAACAGTATTAGCAGGAACATCTTTTGTTACAACTGCGCCTGCTGCAACTATCGCATTATCTCCAATTGTTACGCCAGGAAGAATTGTTGCATGTGACCCAATCCAAACTTTCTTTCCAATATGAATAGCAGATGGAATATTATCTGTTCTTTGTTCTGGAAACAGACCATGATTAATGGTAGCAAGGACAACATGAGATCCAATTAAAACATCATCATCTATATAAATTCCCCCATGGTCTTGAAAATGACAACAGCAATTAATAAAAACATTTTTTCCAATATAAATATTTTTACCACATTCACTATAAAATGGTGGAAATATTGCAAAAGTATCGTCAACTGGTTTGCCAATTATTTCAGAGAATAATTGACGTCTTATTTTTGCATCATGATAAGAATTATTTAATTGTGCAGTTTTTAACATCGCATCTTCTGCTAAATAATGCATCAGTTCATGTTCGTGAGAACCCCCAGTGATAGCTTTACCTGATTTTAAATCTTCTAAAAATTTTTCAATCTCCATAAATATATTTCTCCTTTAAAAATCAACTTTAATATAATAATCTTTTAAATTATAATACTTAAACTAAACTATATGTCAATAATTAAAGCATATTATTGCTGAATGTCACAATTTCACAATTAATTCACAAAATAATTTATTTAATATTATTAAATAAATAAAAAATGTTATAATTTATGAAAAAGCTAAGAATATTTTAACTAGTAAAAATGATTAATTACTGTTACTAAACATTTGATTTTAAAAATTAAATTTAAAGTCACATAGAAATAATATAAAGAAATTATTTGTTATTTTAGTGAATATATTTTTTAATATTACAAAAAATACTAAAAATAGATATATAATTTGGAAATAATCTATTTTTATATATTTATTTGTCACAAAGTCACAAGATATTTACATTGTGAATATCTTTATTAAATATCTGTACAAAAATTAAAATAAGTACTAAACTTATTTATATCTTAAATAAAGGAGAAGAAAATGAAAATAGCTGTGTATAACTATCGTGAATTCGATGAAGGAAATTTTTTTGAAGAATTTAGTAAAAA
Coding sequences:
- a CDS encoding methionine ABC transporter ATP-binding protein is translated as MIEIKEVSKIYDLKNRKVVAVDNVSLSINDGDIFGIIGYSGAGKSTLVRMINQLERQDKGKILIDGHELNKLSPKQLRQLRTKIGMIFQHFNLLWSRTVSENIELALQIAGIKEKHKRQQRVKELVDLVGLTGRENAYPSELSGGQKQRVGIARALANDPKILLCDEATSALDPDTTKSILDLLLEINRKLEITIVMITHQMEVVQKICNRVAVMSEGKVVEEGNVKKIFTMPKHSVTKSFIRDIKNNNEFDLDVLKNIYSNGKLLKVIFNENTSRTPILTNVIRQCDSFINVIEANLTNTIDSSFGIMILEVTGDYEKVIELFNKYHVEVEVM
- a CDS encoding methionine ABC transporter permease, whose translation is MNDILENIDIDAMINALGETLFMTVVSLIFAVIIGLILGIAIYLTQEDSLYPNKPVNKVLNLIVNILRAIPYIILLMIIVPLTTALVGSMIGAKAALPSLILSSAPFYGRMVMIALNEVDSGTIEASKAMGASNFQIITKVLIPEAKPALISSVTVMAISLVGYTAMAGAIGAGGLGNLAYLYGMARNNNYIMYTATILILIIVFIIQIIGDYFVRKLDKR
- a CDS encoding MetQ/NlpA family ABC transporter substrate-binding protein, whose protein sequence is MKKWLLTIISLVLAVTLTACGGNASDENTLVVGATSKPHGDILEEAKNILKDEYDIDLEIKIFDDYFIFNRALDAGDLDANYFQHQPFFEDSVETNGYDLVNLGGIHIEPFGFYSKQIKSIDELKKDDVIIISNSAADYGRVLSILDKAGVIELDKNVKVQNSTTKDIVSNPLNLEFKEIKPEILTSAYENNEGALVAINGNFAIDAGLNPTKDAVLLESASQDNPYVNIVACKKGSENDKKIKALMEVLKSDQIKEFITSTYSDGSVIPVN
- a CDS encoding HAD-IIB family hydrolase; amino-acid sequence: MKRKFFFFDIDGTLAVGVPGKQYIPDSTKLALKKLKEAGHFLAIATGRSYAMAVDHMKALGFENMVSDGGNGITINGQLLEIKPLDYNKCLKLIDECKEKGFIWAISPDNEIRRLAPDNRFYDFTHDIYMNTVVQPGLDPRDFDEIYKVYIACFSPEEQKLETLKELPWCRFHKEYLFVEPGDKSVGIKKIVDHFNGDYQDVVVFGDEKNDLSMFSDEWTSIAMGNAIDELKQKATYITDSCDKDGIYNACKHFGWIE
- a CDS encoding DapH/DapD/GlmU-related protein, whose amino-acid sequence is MEIEKFLEDLKSGKAITGGSHEHELMHYLAEDAMLKTAQLNNSYHDAKIRRQLFSEIIGKPVDDTFAIFPPFYSECGKNIYIGKNVFINCCCHFQDHGGIYIDDDVLIGSHVVLATINHGLFPEQRTDNIPSAIHIGKKVWIGSHATILPGVTIGDNAIVAAGAVVTKDVPANTVVGGVPAKIIKNV